The proteins below are encoded in one region of Aestuariivirga litoralis:
- the ybgF gene encoding tol-pal system protein YbgF, with protein sequence MLKRSLFVCALMMSAAVLPARADDVTVRMDQLEEQLRQLTGQVEQLTYQLKQMQAQAPKKLGSAEQAPAIADPEAPAAPKLAQAAPVAPPLKKKTEAMNANAGDNGVEQIGEQPITDPQISGGIATPPAQIALAPKPAGLGTTKSANAEDGGFQGKVLVPAGGDDTQATTDTNDGSADQTATDGGTQQASLEAPQAETPDDLYMRANQALVKMHYDEATVAFKDFIDKYPDHPAAGNAEYWLGESYWYQQDFSNAAQAYLNGAKKYPKGSRAADSMLKLGMSLSRLGQKDQACTTLGSIDDEYPKAVEAKKRAQAEIKREGCAL encoded by the coding sequence ATGTTAAAGCGTAGCCTTTTCGTCTGTGCCTTGATGATGAGCGCCGCCGTCCTTCCGGCGCGCGCTGATGACGTCACCGTCCGTATGGACCAGCTGGAAGAACAGTTGCGCCAGTTGACTGGCCAGGTCGAACAGCTCACTTATCAATTGAAGCAGATGCAGGCCCAGGCGCCCAAGAAACTGGGCTCCGCCGAACAGGCCCCTGCTATTGCTGATCCGGAAGCCCCTGCTGCCCCGAAACTGGCACAGGCCGCACCGGTAGCACCACCGCTGAAAAAGAAAACCGAAGCGATGAATGCCAACGCCGGCGATAACGGCGTGGAACAGATCGGCGAACAGCCGATCACCGACCCGCAGATTTCAGGCGGTATTGCCACCCCGCCCGCCCAGATCGCTTTGGCGCCCAAGCCCGCAGGCCTCGGCACCACCAAATCCGCCAATGCTGAAGACGGCGGCTTCCAGGGCAAGGTTCTGGTTCCGGCTGGCGGCGATGATACCCAGGCCACCACCGACACCAATGACGGCAGTGCCGATCAAACCGCAACGGACGGCGGCACCCAGCAAGCTTCGCTGGAAGCCCCGCAGGCTGAAACCCCTGATGATCTCTACATGCGCGCCAACCAGGCGCTGGTGAAGATGCACTATGATGAGGCCACCGTGGCCTTCAAGGATTTCATCGACAAGTATCCAGATCATCCCGCCGCCGGCAATGCCGAATACTGGCTGGGTGAATCCTATTGGTACCAGCAGGATTTCTCCAACGCGGCTCAGGCCTATCTGAACGGCGCCAAGAAATACCCGAAGGGCAGCCGCGCCGCCGACAGCATGTTGAAGCTGGGCATGTCACTGTCGCGTTTGGGCCAGAAGGACCAGGCTTGCACCACCTTGGGCTCAATCGACGATGAATACCCCAAGGCCGTCGAAGCCAAGAAGCGCGCCCAGGCTGAAATCAAGCGTGAAGGCTGCGCCCTCTAA